The Methanoculleus taiwanensis nucleotide sequence ACTGGCGTTCATCCTGGTACTCTCCGTGCTCCTGCCGCTCCTCTTCGGCTACGCGGCCGGCATCCCGGTCGGGCGGGTGCTGGCGCTGATCGGTTCGACTGTCGTTCTGCAGGCGAACGGCGCCTTTGCCGGGGCGGGGCTCGGGATGGCGCCCTGGGAGATTCTCGTGATCATGACCCTGGTGGAGCTCGGGGCGGTTCTCGGGATCCTGACGATCTGCGATACCTTCGCCATGACATCGGAGCGGGTTCGCAGGTTCCTCGCAAAGATCGAAGCGAGAATGCGAAAGTTCCCCTGGGCATCGCGGTACGGAGCCGTTTCGCTCATCGTTCTCCCTGCACTGCCGATAATCGGCCTCTACACCAGCATCGTGATCGCCTGGCTTCTCCGGTGGAACCGGCTCCAGTCGGTTCTCTTCATCACCATCGGCTGGATCGGGGTGGTCGTCTTCGTCCTCTTACTCGCATTCGGGTTTATCAGTATCGTCTTCTGAAGGGTGCGGCGGAGGCGTGCGCCATTATCGCCTCACCTGCCGGCGATAGGGTTTCTCTGTACCATTGTCCGTTATGGACGTTGTGCCGCGGGAGATATCTCCCGATCATCGCTTCGGGGCTTGCAGATAGGGGCAGAACGCCG carries:
- a CDS encoding small multi-drug export protein; translated protein: MNLSGVIIWLRQAAEALAFILVLSVLLPLLFGYAAGIPVGRVLALIGSTVVLQANGAFAGAGLGMAPWEILVIMTLVELGAVLGILTICDTFAMTSERVRRFLAKIEARMRKFPWASRYGAVSLIVLPALPIIGLYTSIVIAWLLRWNRLQSVLFITIGWIGVVVFVLLLAFGFISIVF